The Citrifermentans bemidjiense Bem genome window below encodes:
- a CDS encoding dicarboxylate/amino acid:cation symporter has protein sequence MKTKKFYQHLYFQVLTAISIGVAVGYYMPDTGTAMKPLGDGFIKMIKMIITPIIFCTVVTGIAGMDDMKKVGRVGGKALLYFEAVSTLALAIGLMVINVIQPGVGMNADVTKLDTKGLATYTATAAKSHSFADFALGIIPNSVVDAFAKGEILQVLFFAILFGLALSAMGEKGKPVYRMIDDVAHAFFGVVNIIMKFAPIGAFGAMAFTIGKFGLGSLTKLGMLMGSFYLTCLLFIFVVLGTIGKLCGFNIFKFISYIKEELLIVLGTSSSESALPRLMAKLENLGCSKSVVGLVIPTGYSFNLDGTSIYLTMAAVFVAQATNTPLDLTQTLTILGVLMLTSKGAAGVTGSGFVTLAATFAAIPTIPVAGLALILGIDRFMSEARALTNLVGNGVATVVVSRWENELNATRMSQVLNKELDEAAVEADLLMMDPEPEEA, from the coding sequence ATGAAAACAAAGAAGTTTTACCAGCATCTGTACTTCCAGGTATTGACGGCGATATCTATCGGCGTAGCGGTCGGTTATTACATGCCGGACACCGGTACCGCGATGAAGCCGCTGGGTGACGGGTTCATCAAGATGATCAAAATGATCATCACCCCCATCATCTTCTGCACCGTGGTCACCGGCATCGCCGGCATGGACGACATGAAGAAGGTCGGCCGCGTTGGCGGCAAGGCGCTCCTCTACTTCGAGGCGGTCTCCACTCTCGCGCTTGCCATCGGGCTCATGGTGATCAACGTGATCCAGCCGGGAGTCGGCATGAACGCCGATGTCACCAAGCTGGACACCAAGGGGCTCGCCACCTACACGGCTACCGCCGCCAAGTCCCACAGCTTCGCCGATTTTGCGCTGGGGATCATCCCCAATAGCGTGGTCGACGCCTTCGCCAAGGGCGAAATCCTCCAGGTGCTCTTCTTTGCCATCCTGTTCGGCCTGGCGCTGTCCGCCATGGGCGAGAAGGGCAAGCCGGTGTACCGCATGATCGACGATGTGGCTCACGCCTTCTTCGGCGTCGTGAACATCATCATGAAGTTCGCTCCCATCGGCGCCTTCGGCGCCATGGCCTTCACCATCGGGAAGTTCGGCCTGGGCTCGCTGACCAAGCTCGGGATGCTGATGGGGAGCTTCTACCTGACCTGCCTGCTCTTTATCTTCGTGGTGCTCGGGACCATCGGAAAGCTGTGCGGCTTCAACATCTTCAAGTTCATCTCCTATATCAAGGAAGAGCTCCTCATCGTGCTGGGGACCTCCTCTTCCGAATCCGCGCTTCCCCGCTTGATGGCGAAGCTGGAGAACCTCGGCTGCTCCAAGTCCGTGGTCGGTCTGGTGATTCCCACCGGCTATTCCTTCAACCTGGACGGCACCTCCATCTACCTCACCATGGCCGCGGTGTTCGTGGCGCAGGCGACCAACACCCCGCTGGATCTGACCCAGACGCTGACCATCCTGGGCGTGCTGATGCTTACCTCGAAAGGGGCCGCAGGCGTCACCGGCAGCGGTTTCGTCACCCTGGCAGCAACCTTTGCCGCCATCCCCACCATCCCGGTTGCGGGGCTTGCCCTCATCCTCGGGATCGACCGCTTCATGTCCGAGGCGCGTGCCCTCACCAACCTGGTCGGCAACGGCGTCGCTACCGTGGTCGTCTCCCGCTGGGAAAACGAGCTGAACGCGACCCGCATGTCGCAGGTGCTGAACAAGGAATTGGATGAGGCTGCCGTGGAGGCTGACCTGCTGATGATGGACCCCGAGCCCGAAGAAGCTTAG
- a CDS encoding sigma-54-dependent transcriptional regulator gives MKSTPYPSFSILLVDDEPSWLKSFSLTLKSRAGINNVLICQDSREVMGLLDRGGVGLVLLDLTMPHISGETLLQQIAESHPEIMTIIVSGMNQLDTAVRCMKLGAFDYIVKTDEEDRLVGGAMRAIRMLELHNEFRAMSDRMISRELKHPEAFAEIVTSDRGMHDLFNYVEAVSPSHQPLLITGESGVGKELIARAVHALSGCQGPLVAVNVAGLDDTVFADTLFGHVRGAYTGADQARLGMIEQAGNGTLFLDEIGDLSIASQVKLLRLLQEGEYFQLGSDRPKRMNARIVVATHRDLSAKEAAGAFRRDLYYRLCTHRIQIPPLRERTADIPLLLDYFLEQAAESLGKKKPTPPKELAQILATYSFPGNVRELRGMVYNAVSLHKERILSMDSFLKAIGRSRVEQPLPALHENPFQSFERLPTFAEAAELLVEAAVSRANGVQAIAARLLGISAPALNKRLKLKRK, from the coding sequence ATGAAGTCAACGCCGTATCCCAGCTTCAGCATACTGCTGGTCGACGACGAGCCGTCCTGGCTCAAGTCCTTCTCGCTCACATTGAAGAGCCGGGCGGGGATCAACAACGTGCTCATCTGCCAGGACAGCCGCGAGGTGATGGGGCTTCTGGACCGGGGGGGAGTGGGGTTGGTACTCCTCGACCTGACCATGCCGCACATCTCCGGCGAGACGCTTCTGCAACAGATCGCGGAGAGCCACCCGGAGATCATGACCATCATCGTGAGCGGTATGAACCAGCTCGACACCGCGGTGCGCTGCATGAAGCTTGGCGCCTTCGACTACATAGTTAAGACCGACGAGGAGGACAGGCTGGTTGGGGGGGCGATGAGGGCGATCCGGATGCTGGAACTGCACAACGAGTTCCGCGCCATGTCGGACCGGATGATCTCCCGCGAGTTGAAGCACCCGGAGGCGTTCGCCGAAATCGTCACCAGCGACCGCGGCATGCACGACTTGTTCAACTACGTCGAAGCGGTGTCGCCCAGCCATCAGCCGCTTTTGATCACCGGCGAGAGCGGAGTGGGGAAGGAACTGATCGCCCGCGCCGTGCACGCCTTGAGCGGCTGCCAAGGGCCGCTGGTCGCCGTCAACGTCGCGGGGCTCGACGATACCGTCTTTGCCGACACGCTATTCGGGCACGTGCGCGGCGCCTATACCGGCGCGGACCAGGCGCGCCTCGGGATGATCGAACAGGCGGGAAACGGGACGCTTTTCTTAGACGAGATCGGGGACCTGAGCATCGCCTCGCAGGTGAAACTGCTGCGCCTGCTGCAGGAAGGGGAGTATTTCCAGCTGGGGAGCGACCGGCCGAAACGGATGAACGCGCGCATCGTGGTCGCGACGCACCGCGATCTTTCCGCCAAGGAGGCCGCCGGGGCTTTCAGGCGCGACCTTTACTACCGTCTTTGCACGCATCGCATCCAGATCCCGCCGCTTCGGGAGCGGACCGCCGACATCCCGCTTCTGCTCGACTATTTCCTGGAGCAGGCGGCGGAGTCGCTGGGTAAGAAGAAGCCGACTCCTCCCAAGGAGCTGGCCCAGATCCTCGCCACCTACAGCTTCCCAGGCAACGTGCGCGAATTGCGCGGCATGGTCTACAACGCGGTTAGTCTGCACAAGGAGAGGATCCTCTCCATGGACAGCTTCCTGAAGGCGATCGGCCGCTCCCGCGTGGAGCAGCCGCTTCCCGCACTGCACGAGAACCCGTTCCAGTCCTTCGAGCGCCTCCCCACCTTCGCTGAAGCGGCCGAACTGCTGGTGGAGGCGGCTGTTTCGCGCGCGAACGGCGTCCAGGCCATCGCCGCGAGGCTCTTGGGTATCTCGGCCCCCGCGCTGAACAAGCGGCTCAAGCTCAAGCGGAAGTAG
- a CDS encoding transporter substrate-binding domain-containing protein — protein sequence MSHCVFTDTPKPASRFRFFPPFSTNPSPAAGNRALFSLLLLVLLLSLAPLAQAQQSAPVHYDPAATIVVGGDRSYPPYEFIDKDGRPAGYNVDLTKAIAEVMGMKVEFRFGSWAEMRAGLQQGKINILQGLSYSDERSRSVDFSPPHAMVHHAIFARRDSKRVRTLEELKGKKVIVFQDGIMHERLKLLGFGKDLVLTPTPAEALRLLASGQYDYAVVAQLPGMYLIRELHLTNLVPVAKAVVSEQYGYGVAKGNKELLTRFNEGLAIVIKTGQYAQIYNRWLGVHEPPRVTREMALKYGAMILVPLLLVLAGTALWNKTLHKRVVERTTELAQEVSERNKALEALRRHQDKLIQADKMASLGTLVSGVAHEINNPNGLLLLDIPILRRVHEDAEEILEARYLQEGDFMLGGVPYSEMREEIPRILEEMQDGAQRIKRIVNDLKDFARRDDAGYMEPIDVEAAAKRAVRLVEPTIRSATNRFEALYAGNLPPVLGNAQRIEQVIVNLVLNACQSLPGRDQGVTLTTSLDSESDSVLIEVRDEGVGIAQEHLPQLVDPFFTTKRETGGTGLGLSVSAGIVKEHGGTLCFASTPGEGTTVTLSLPVTSRRS from the coding sequence GTGTCTCACTGCGTCTTCACTGACACACCAAAACCCGCATCGAGGTTTCGTTTCTTCCCTCCTTTCAGCACGAATCCTTCCCCCGCCGCCGGCAACCGGGCGCTTTTCTCGCTCCTTCTGCTGGTCCTGCTGCTCTCTCTGGCCCCGCTTGCTCAGGCGCAGCAATCCGCCCCGGTCCACTACGACCCCGCGGCCACCATCGTGGTCGGCGGCGACCGCTCCTATCCTCCGTACGAATTCATCGACAAGGACGGCCGCCCGGCAGGCTATAACGTGGATCTCACCAAGGCGATCGCCGAGGTGATGGGGATGAAGGTGGAATTCCGCTTCGGAAGCTGGGCGGAGATGCGCGCAGGTCTCCAGCAGGGAAAGATCAACATCCTGCAGGGGCTCTCCTATTCGGATGAGCGCTCCCGGAGCGTCGACTTCTCGCCCCCCCACGCCATGGTGCACCACGCCATCTTCGCCCGCAGGGACTCGAAACGGGTCCGCACCCTGGAGGAACTGAAGGGGAAGAAGGTGATCGTCTTCCAGGACGGCATCATGCACGAGCGCTTGAAGCTCTTAGGCTTCGGGAAGGACCTGGTGCTCACCCCGACGCCTGCGGAGGCCCTCAGGCTTTTGGCCTCGGGTCAGTACGACTACGCGGTGGTGGCGCAACTCCCGGGGATGTACCTGATCCGCGAACTGCACTTGACCAACCTGGTTCCGGTGGCAAAGGCCGTGGTGAGCGAGCAGTACGGCTACGGAGTCGCCAAGGGGAATAAGGAGCTTCTGACCCGCTTCAACGAGGGGCTCGCCATCGTCATCAAGACCGGCCAGTACGCCCAGATCTACAACAGGTGGCTCGGCGTGCACGAGCCTCCCCGGGTCACCAGGGAGATGGCGCTCAAGTACGGCGCCATGATCCTGGTGCCGCTTTTGCTGGTCTTGGCGGGGACCGCGCTTTGGAACAAGACGCTGCACAAACGTGTCGTCGAGCGCACCACCGAGCTGGCGCAGGAGGTCTCGGAGCGCAACAAGGCTCTGGAGGCGTTAAGGCGCCACCAGGACAAGCTGATCCAGGCCGACAAGATGGCCTCTCTCGGGACGCTGGTTTCCGGCGTCGCCCACGAGATCAACAACCCCAACGGCCTCTTGCTGCTTGATATCCCGATTCTGCGGCGCGTGCACGAGGACGCGGAGGAGATCCTCGAAGCCCGCTACCTGCAGGAGGGGGATTTCATGCTCGGGGGAGTTCCGTATTCCGAGATGCGCGAGGAGATCCCGCGCATCCTGGAGGAGATGCAGGACGGGGCGCAGCGCATCAAGAGGATCGTGAACGATCTGAAGGACTTCGCGCGGCGCGACGACGCAGGCTACATGGAGCCGATCGACGTGGAGGCGGCAGCCAAGAGGGCCGTGCGCCTGGTCGAGCCGACTATACGTTCCGCGACCAACAGGTTCGAGGCGCTTTATGCGGGGAACCTCCCGCCGGTATTGGGCAACGCGCAGCGCATAGAGCAGGTCATCGTCAACCTGGTGCTCAACGCCTGCCAGTCCCTCCCCGGCCGGGACCAGGGGGTGACGCTTACCACCTCGCTGGACAGCGAGAGCGACAGCGTGCTGATCGAGGTGCGGGACGAAGGGGTGGGGATAGCGCAGGAGCACCTGCCGCAGCTAGTGGATCCCTTCTTCACCACCAAGCGGGAGACCGGAGGCACCGGGCTCGGCCTCTCCGTCTCCGCGGGAATCGTCAAGGAGCACGGGGGGACGCTCTGCTTCGCGTCGACGCCGGGGGAGGGGACCACGGTCACCCTTTCCCTTCCCGTTACTTCCAGGAGGTCGTGA
- a CDS encoding heterodisulfide reductase-related iron-sulfur binding cluster: MHATREIYWNVNHALIWVMYLFAFIALAACAWGFWRRLPMYRQGKEPLDRLDRLPERVRHFLKGMFSQVKVLRVPVPGMLHAFFYWGFLLLFIGTLLIMLQADFTAPLFHRVFLQGNFYRGYSLVLDLAGLVAIVMLGGLLVRRWFVKPKGLPTSGDDYLAHALLFAILVTGFVVEGLRMASTEIGINPELARWSPVGGLFGQLFVGMDWGRISLTHKALWWGHLFLALSFIVAIPFTKLRHLFTTPVNYLFTDLRPKGSIATINLEDEGAEQFGVAKVEHFSWKDLYDPDACTLCKRCQDRCPAWNTEKPLSPMKVVLQIGEVAAATPQADLCRTVTEDVLWDCTTCRACQEICPAEIEHVNKILEMRRNLALMEGSFPGDEVRVAMANYEVNGNPFGMAYAERGAWADGLDVAVMEKGAAVDVLYFVGCYASFDRRNQEVARAFVKLCTAAGVRVGILGKEEKCCGEPPRKLGNEYLYQGMAQENIEKIKGYGVPRVVTTCPHCFNTLARDYRDLGFDIPVEHYTTFLHDLVQQGRLKLKAEPFACTYHDSCYIGRYMDIFQEPRELLGRAGGSITEMGASRLESFCCGAGGGRILAEEKRGTRINVARVQMAQETAAPMLVSNCPFCLTMFEDGIKTGGAEGSVAARDLAEILAERIA; this comes from the coding sequence ATGCATGCCACCCGCGAAATATACTGGAACGTGAATCACGCCCTGATCTGGGTGATGTACCTCTTCGCCTTCATTGCCCTGGCGGCTTGCGCCTGGGGCTTTTGGAGGCGTCTCCCCATGTACCGGCAGGGGAAAGAGCCGCTTGACCGGCTGGACCGGCTCCCCGAGCGCGTCCGGCACTTCCTAAAGGGGATGTTTTCGCAGGTGAAGGTGCTGCGGGTTCCCGTGCCGGGGATGCTGCATGCATTTTTCTACTGGGGCTTCCTGCTCCTTTTCATCGGGACCCTCTTGATCATGCTGCAGGCCGACTTCACCGCGCCACTGTTCCACAGGGTGTTTTTGCAGGGGAACTTCTACCGCGGCTATTCGCTGGTGCTGGATCTGGCGGGGCTGGTGGCGATCGTCATGCTGGGGGGGCTTTTGGTGCGCCGCTGGTTCGTGAAGCCGAAGGGGCTCCCGACCAGCGGAGACGACTACCTGGCGCACGCCCTCCTCTTTGCCATCCTCGTCACCGGGTTCGTGGTGGAGGGGCTTCGCATGGCCTCGACGGAGATCGGGATCAACCCGGAACTCGCGCGCTGGTCCCCGGTAGGGGGGCTCTTCGGCCAACTGTTCGTGGGGATGGACTGGGGGCGGATTTCCCTGACCCACAAGGCCCTGTGGTGGGGGCACCTGTTCCTGGCGCTCTCCTTCATCGTGGCCATCCCCTTCACCAAGCTACGCCATCTCTTCACCACGCCGGTCAACTACCTCTTTACCGACTTAAGGCCTAAGGGGTCGATTGCGACCATCAACCTGGAGGACGAGGGGGCGGAGCAGTTCGGCGTGGCAAAGGTGGAGCACTTCTCCTGGAAGGATCTCTACGACCCCGATGCCTGCACGCTCTGCAAGCGCTGCCAGGACCGCTGTCCGGCCTGGAACACGGAGAAACCGCTTTCCCCCATGAAGGTGGTATTGCAGATAGGCGAGGTGGCGGCCGCGACGCCGCAGGCCGACCTCTGCCGGACCGTCACCGAGGATGTCCTTTGGGACTGCACCACCTGTCGGGCCTGCCAGGAGATCTGTCCGGCCGAGATCGAGCACGTGAACAAGATACTGGAGATGCGCAGGAACCTTGCGCTCATGGAAGGCTCCTTCCCCGGCGACGAGGTGCGCGTGGCCATGGCCAACTACGAGGTGAACGGCAACCCCTTCGGCATGGCCTATGCCGAGCGCGGCGCCTGGGCCGACGGCCTTGACGTCGCCGTGATGGAGAAAGGAGCCGCGGTCGACGTCCTTTACTTCGTCGGCTGTTACGCCTCCTTCGACCGCAGGAACCAGGAGGTGGCCCGCGCCTTCGTGAAACTCTGCACCGCCGCCGGCGTCAGGGTCGGCATCCTCGGCAAGGAGGAGAAGTGCTGCGGCGAGCCCCCCAGGAAGCTCGGGAACGAGTACCTGTACCAGGGGATGGCGCAGGAGAACATCGAGAAGATCAAGGGGTACGGGGTGCCGCGGGTGGTGACCACCTGCCCGCACTGCTTCAATACGCTCGCCAGGGACTACCGCGACCTCGGTTTCGACATCCCGGTCGAACATTACACCACCTTCCTCCATGACCTGGTGCAGCAGGGGAGGCTGAAGCTGAAGGCGGAGCCCTTTGCCTGCACCTATCACGACTCCTGCTACATCGGGCGCTACATGGACATCTTCCAGGAGCCGCGCGAGCTCCTCGGCCGCGCCGGCGGGAGCATAACGGAGATGGGGGCGAGCCGCTTGGAGAGCTTTTGCTGCGGCGCCGGAGGGGGGCGCATCCTGGCGGAGGAGAAGCGCGGCACGCGGATCAACGTGGCGCGGGTGCAGATGGCGCAGGAAACCGCCGCTCCCATGCTGGTCTCCAACTGCCCGTTCTGTCTAACCATGTTCGAGGACGGCATCAAGACCGGCGGCGCGGAGGGGAGCGTCGCCGCGAGGGATCTGGCGGAGATTCTCGCGGAGCGGATCGCCTGA
- a CDS encoding YbgA family protein has translation MTSPIKIGVSSCLLGEKVRYDGGHKHDRYITDVLGRFFLFVPVCPEVECGMPVPREAMRLEGDPAAPRLFTHKSRADKTEQMLAFCRAKVEALALEDLCGFIFKKGSPSSGLFRVKVYDQAGVPSKTGSGLFAAAVARRFPHLPMEEEGRLADAFLRENFIERVFSYRRWKDFLAQGPDLGKLVQFHTRQKLLVMSHSTQLYREMGALVARGKEIAWPELAERYQELFLRALELQATVKKQTNVLMHIMGYFKKELGAEEKQELLELIGQYHDGLVPLVVPVTLLRHYVNKYRQQYLQQQVYLSPHPAELMLRNHA, from the coding sequence ATGACTTCACCTATAAAGATCGGTGTGAGTTCGTGCCTTCTGGGTGAGAAGGTCCGCTATGACGGAGGGCACAAGCATGACCGCTACATCACGGACGTGCTGGGCAGGTTCTTCCTCTTCGTCCCGGTCTGTCCGGAGGTGGAGTGCGGCATGCCCGTGCCGCGCGAGGCGATGCGGCTGGAGGGGGATCCTGCGGCGCCCAGGCTTTTCACCCACAAGAGCCGGGCGGACAAGACCGAGCAGATGCTGGCCTTTTGCCGGGCCAAGGTGGAGGCGTTGGCCTTGGAGGATCTCTGCGGCTTCATCTTCAAGAAGGGCTCCCCCAGTTCCGGCCTGTTCCGGGTCAAGGTCTACGACCAAGCCGGCGTGCCGTCGAAGACCGGCAGCGGCCTTTTCGCGGCCGCCGTGGCCAGGCGTTTCCCGCACCTTCCCATGGAAGAGGAGGGGAGGCTCGCCGACGCCTTTTTGCGGGAGAACTTCATCGAGCGGGTCTTCAGCTACCGGCGCTGGAAGGACTTCCTGGCGCAGGGACCGGACCTGGGGAAGCTGGTGCAGTTCCATACCCGGCAAAAGCTATTGGTCATGTCCCACAGCACGCAGCTCTACCGCGAAATGGGGGCGCTTGTCGCGCGCGGCAAGGAGATCGCCTGGCCGGAACTCGCGGAGCGCTACCAGGAGCTTTTCCTGCGGGCCTTGGAGCTGCAGGCCACGGTGAAGAAGCAGACCAACGTGCTGATGCACATCATGGGGTACTTCAAAAAAGAGCTGGGGGCCGAGGAAAAACAGGAGCTTTTGGAGTTGATCGGGCAGTACCACGACGGCCTGGTCCCCCTGGTGGTGCCGGTCACCCTCCTGAGGCACTACGTCAACAAGTACCGGCAGCAGTATCTGCAGCAGCAGGTTTACCTCTCCCCCCATCCGGCGGAGCTGATGCTGCGCAACCACGCTTAA
- a CDS encoding PAS domain S-box protein, which yields MFHSLQNWQTLFDSMSQGMFCQNAEGSPVEANASALSLLGLDREAFMAHTPQKPQWRLLAQDGGDLPPEQHPASVALTKGEAVTGFTAGIYTPHNDATIWVKIDAIPIQQGLVCVVLNDITQEKLIKEQEHQAALQYELLANTSMDGFWVVDMEGEILSVNEAACRMYGYSRDEFSSMFVYEIEAREDRHEVRQHTEKVAATRYDRFETVHRTKDGTLIEVEVSTTFMPQNRRFLTFLQDITSKKDAERALQQSEEKYRSLFDNMLNGFAYCKMILDSDLPMDFVFLEVNQSFEKLTGLREVKGKRMSEVLPGVGNSDPELLAAFRRVALSGEPEQVEYFLCAINEWLAVSVYSPEPGCFVAVFDVITKRKRTEECLAFLAQAVSEPGEQFFHRLAKYLAQALDMEFICIDQLEEGNQYARTLAVYFDGSFEDNIRYTLRDTPCGEVVGNSVCCYRQGVRHLFPTDTLLQEIKAESYMGTVLWGSNGVPIGLIAAIGKKPLGNRDLPQEIFQMVSSRAAAEMERGLHEEERLRLEHQLLHAQKLESLGILAGGIAHDFNNILTGILGNSSLGLMRIDPDSPAAENLQNIEKAAVRAADLAKQMLAYSGKGMFVVEPVNLNLLLEEMIHLLEVSVSKKAELKLSLAQELPPVQADPTQLRQIVMNLVINASEATGEQGGTISISTGYRYFDQSYLKEAWFDCELAEGEFVFLQVADTGCGMDESTLLRIFDPFFTTKFTGRGLGMSAVLGIIRGHKGAIKVQSKTGEGTTFTVLLPASDLPVLVKEADQKMDNWQGSGTILLVDDEETICDIGAMMLGQLGYEVVTALSGSSALQTYRSRPDIKFVILDLTMPQMDGEQTFDALRALDPEVKVIMSSGYSAQEVTGKFTGTGLLDFIQKPYSMQALLEVMKRCDR from the coding sequence ATGTTTCATTCGCTTCAGAACTGGCAGACATTGTTCGACAGCATGTCCCAGGGCATGTTCTGCCAGAACGCGGAGGGAAGCCCCGTCGAGGCAAATGCATCGGCACTTTCCCTTCTGGGCCTGGACCGCGAAGCGTTCATGGCGCACACCCCGCAAAAGCCGCAATGGCGCCTCCTCGCTCAGGACGGAGGCGACCTTCCCCCGGAACAACACCCGGCCTCCGTAGCGCTTACTAAAGGAGAGGCCGTAACCGGCTTCACCGCCGGCATCTACACCCCCCACAATGACGCCACGATCTGGGTAAAGATCGATGCCATCCCGATCCAGCAGGGACTTGTCTGCGTCGTCCTGAACGACATAACCCAAGAAAAGCTGATAAAGGAGCAGGAACACCAGGCCGCGCTGCAGTACGAGCTTCTTGCCAATACCTCCATGGACGGCTTCTGGGTCGTCGACATGGAAGGAGAGATCCTCTCGGTGAACGAAGCCGCCTGCCGCATGTACGGCTACAGCCGCGACGAGTTCAGTTCCATGTTCGTCTACGAGATCGAGGCGCGGGAGGACCGCCACGAGGTCAGGCAGCATACAGAGAAGGTAGCTGCGACACGCTACGACCGCTTCGAGACCGTACACCGCACGAAGGACGGCACCCTGATCGAAGTGGAGGTGAGCACCACCTTCATGCCGCAGAACAGGCGGTTCCTCACCTTCTTGCAGGACATAACCAGCAAGAAGGACGCGGAAAGAGCCCTTCAGCAAAGCGAGGAGAAGTACCGCTCGCTGTTCGACAACATGCTGAACGGCTTCGCCTACTGCAAGATGATCCTTGACTCCGATCTCCCCATGGACTTCGTCTTCCTGGAAGTGAACCAGAGCTTCGAGAAGCTGACGGGGCTGCGCGAGGTGAAGGGGAAGCGGATGAGCGAGGTGCTGCCGGGGGTCGGCAACTCGGACCCGGAGCTTCTCGCCGCCTTCAGGCGCGTCGCCCTGAGCGGGGAGCCCGAGCAAGTGGAGTACTTCCTCTGCGCCATCAACGAGTGGCTGGCCGTCTCCGTGTACAGCCCGGAACCGGGGTGCTTCGTCGCGGTCTTCGACGTGATAACCAAGCGCAAGAGGACCGAGGAGTGCCTGGCATTCCTGGCCCAGGCGGTCTCCGAACCGGGTGAGCAGTTCTTCCACCGGCTGGCGAAATACCTGGCGCAAGCCCTCGACATGGAATTCATCTGCATCGACCAGCTGGAGGAGGGGAACCAGTACGCGCGCACCCTCGCGGTCTACTTCGACGGCAGCTTCGAGGACAACATCCGCTACACCCTGCGGGACACCCCCTGCGGCGAGGTGGTGGGAAACAGCGTCTGCTGCTACCGCCAGGGGGTGCGCCACCTCTTTCCGACCGACACCTTGCTGCAGGAGATCAAGGCGGAGAGCTACATGGGGACTGTACTTTGGGGATCCAACGGCGTGCCGATAGGGTTGATCGCTGCCATCGGCAAGAAGCCCTTGGGAAACCGGGACCTGCCTCAGGAAATCTTCCAGATGGTCAGCTCGCGTGCCGCGGCGGAGATGGAGCGCGGCCTGCACGAAGAGGAGCGGCTGAGGCTGGAGCATCAGCTTTTGCACGCGCAGAAGCTGGAAAGCCTGGGCATCCTTGCCGGCGGCATCGCGCACGACTTCAACAACATCCTCACCGGCATCCTGGGGAATTCCAGCCTCGGGCTTATGCGCATAGACCCAGACTCTCCCGCCGCCGAAAACCTGCAGAACATCGAGAAGGCCGCCGTCAGGGCGGCTGACCTGGCCAAGCAGATGCTCGCCTACTCCGGCAAGGGGATGTTCGTCGTGGAACCGGTGAACCTCAACCTGCTGCTGGAAGAGATGATCCACCTGCTGGAAGTCTCGGTATCGAAAAAGGCGGAGCTGAAGCTCTCCCTGGCCCAGGAGCTCCCTCCGGTGCAGGCCGATCCGACGCAGCTGCGCCAGATCGTGATGAACCTGGTCATCAACGCTTCGGAGGCCACCGGAGAGCAGGGGGGGACCATATCGATCAGCACCGGATACCGGTATTTCGATCAGAGCTACCTGAAAGAGGCCTGGTTCGACTGCGAGCTCGCCGAAGGGGAGTTCGTCTTCCTGCAGGTGGCGGATACCGGCTGCGGCATGGACGAGAGCACGCTTTTGCGCATCTTCGACCCCTTTTTCACCACCAAATTCACCGGTCGCGGGCTCGGCATGTCGGCGGTACTCGGTATCATCAGGGGGCACAAGGGCGCCATCAAGGTGCAAAGCAAGACCGGGGAGGGAACAACCTTCACCGTGCTGCTTCCGGCGAGCGACCTCCCGGTGCTGGTGAAGGAAGCCGACCAGAAGATGGACAACTGGCAGGGGAGCGGGACCATCCTTCTGGTCGACGACGAGGAGACCATCTGCGACATCGGGGCGATGATGCTGGGGCAGTTGGGATACGAGGTGGTGACGGCGCTTTCCGGCAGCAGTGCGCTGCAGACCTACCGGTCGCGGCCGGATATCAAATTCGTGATCCTGGATCTCACCATGCCGCAGATGGACGGGGAGCAGACCTTCGACGCGCTGAGAGCGCTCGACCCAGAGGTGAAGGTGATCATGTCCAGCGGCTACAGTGCCCAGGAAGTAACCGGGAAGTTCACCGGAACCGGTCTGCTCGATTTCATCCAGAAGCCGTACAGCATGCAGGCCCTTCTCGAAGTGATGAAGAGGTGCGACAGGTAA